The window ACAGACTGTTGCTCATAGTCAGTTGCTTGAAGCTCAGCTCATGGAGAAGATAGATGCAGTGTCTAATCTTGAGTCTGATATTGCTAAGGGACACTTGTCCCTAGAAAGTCTTTCTTGTGAAAATCTGGATCTGAGAGCCCAAATTCAAGAAGCCTTGGCTGCAAAATGTTCTCTTGAGGAGGAGTTAACTGAGAAAAGGAGTTTGACAGAGAGCTTAGAGACAGAACTCTCACAAATGGGTGATGCTCTTGGAGAAATGAGTGATACAATTGAATCTTTAAGGAGTCATCTGAGTGAACTTACTAGCGAGAGGGATCAGCTCCAACTGAAGATGCATAGTTTAGAAGATAAGCTACAAAGAACAGAGGCTTGGGCTGAAGAAACTGAAGCTATTGCAGAAGAGGCCCAACAGGTGCAttgaacttttatatatatgctaaataataattatttacacCTATTTTATGTTTCCTGATCTTGTGCTGTTAACTTGTTGACAGACTGCTGAATCCAGAAAGATCTATGctgaagaaaaagaagcagaGGTAAAGCTACTTGAGAGATCTGTTGAAGGGCTAGAGTGCACAATTAATGTTCTTGAAAACAAGGTTAGTTTTCTAATCTATTATTGAGTTAAAGgagtttaaaatttcaaaatcagcATCTTATTTACTGTTTGTCAGGTTGATATTCTTAAAGGAGAAGCAGAACGACAAAGATTGCAGAGAGAAGAACTTGAAGACGAGCTTCATTCTGTGAAATATCAGATGCAGAATGTTGAAAATGTTGACTCTGgcattaaaaggttttttttcttttatcagatTCCTCTGTATGTTTGCTTTTTAGATACTATGATGTTTcaaattatcaaaacatggtTGTCTTTCACCTGCAGGCATttggaagagaaggaaagaggcCTAGAAGAAGCACTGAAGCATATACAGATCCTTGAAAGCAGTATATCTGACAAGGATGCAGAGGTAGAGTGCTATTATGCTTCATTTTGGTACATTCTTACAAGTGTTTTAAAGTTGTTTGACCTGAGGTTTCAGCATTTGACATTCATTCTCTTACTGTTCAACAGATTTCACAGTTCAAGGCCCATGTCACTGAGCTAAATTTGCATGCAGAAGCACAGGCTAGTGAGTATAAGCAGAAGGTAGGCCAGGGTTTGAAGTTTTTATATAGTTCTTTCTTCCTCTATTTCTTAAAGTTGTATTTTAAGAGATTCTGAAAACAGTTCAAGGCATTGGAAGCCATGGTTGAACAAGTAAAACCTGAGGGCCATATCTCCCATAGCATGAGCTCCTCATCAAACAAATCAGAGAAAAATGCTGCTAAGTCCAGGGGTTCCAGTTCCCCTTTCAAATGCATTGGTCTGGGCTTGgcacaacaaataaaatctgAGAAGGATGAGGACCTTGCATCTGCAAGGCTAAGGATTGAAGAGCTGGAATCCTTAGCAGTTAATCGACAGAAAGAGGTAGCCTTTCCTTTCCAAATGTAAATCCAACTCTATATCCATGCCAGATAATGACTCATTTGATAAGCATGATCCTTTTGCAGATATTTGCCTTGAATGCCAGATTGGCTGCTGCTGAGAGCATGACCCATGATGTAATCCGAGATTTACTAGGAGTGAAACTGGATATGACAAATTATGTGGTAAATTTATGTGGTCCCACACTACTCTTTTGCTTAATCATGGTTGTTGGTAATTCGGACCTATAAAGAATTGAGACCATGcatctcctcttttttttttttgtcatgtacATGATAATTTCTGATAATGTGCACTGAATAAACATTGGAGAAAAATGAAGCAAAAAGTAAAGAGAAAGGAGTAGTTTCCATGAATGTGTTTGTTCATGTACCTTTGTGTTAATGGCAGTCACTATTGGATGATAAACAAGTGCAGAAGATTGCAGAAAAAGCTCAGCTTGGTACCTTTGAGCCTCATGTAAAGGTATTCTTTGCTTTGGTAATTTACCTTTGAAACCCACATGTTTTCCCTTAATCATTTCCACTTTCCATACAGGATCAGGAAATTATCAAGCTTAAGCAGCAGCTCAATGGGTTTATTGAGGAGAGGCGAGGGTAGGCATCCTTTGCTTCAAAGCTCAAACCTGCCAATATTGGCTGGTACTCTGTACTTAAATCTTTAgctattttatgtattttctttcACATTTTGTTTTGTAGTTGGCTAGAGGAAATTGATTGTAAACATGCTGAGCTGGTTGCTGCACAAGTAGCATTGGAAAAGCTTCATCAGCGGGATCAGTTACTCAAAACTGAGAATGAAATGTTCAAGGTAAAAGCCCGAAGCCTGTGCCTTGCACTTTTCCTTTCCAGTGGATCAGTTGAGCTATTTCCCCCTCCCCCTCTATTTTTTGTCTCGTGTCTTGTATTTACTTCCTATACTCTGTTCAGATGGAGAATGTAAGTCATAAGAAGAAGGTGATGGAACTTGAGGGGGAGGTAAAGAAGCTGTCTGGCCAGCAAAATATCCAGCAGCGTATACATCATCATGCAAAAATCAAGGCAAGATATTTTCTATAATCTGTTATGTTTACATAGAAAATATGCTGAATTTCAGAGAATTTGGACCTGTTAACTTGTGcaaacattttttattcatcCAAAGCGGATCCGTGTTCTGGTGTAATAGGAAGAGAACAATTCACTTAAAATTCACAATGAGGACATGAGTGCTAAGCTGCGGCGAGCAGAGATCAATCTTTCACGTATCAAGGAAGAGCTTGCACATCATCGTGCTTCTGTTGGGAAAGGTCCATATATAGATTTTGATGGGGAACAAAGGTTAATGAACCAACTTAAGGTTAGTGGAAGTAGAGAAACAAGTGCTAATAATTTTTAGGTATCGTTAATAACGATGGCCTTTTCAATTGTTAATTGAATCCATACAGGAAACTGAGGATGACAAGGTGCAATTAGCACAAAAGTTACTGGGCTTGTGTACTAGCATTTTGAAGGTATGCGTGTATCCTTGATTAGCCACgtggtttttattttcactcaGAATCGAAGAGATAAATCTCTTTTGATGGAAAATTTCAGGCAGCTGGGATAACAAAACCTGTATCCAGTATAACCCCAACCATCGCTGAGGATGCTCTTGAGCAGCTGAAAAACAGAATCACTTCGCTGGAAAGAGAACTGCAAGATTTGACAGTCAAGGtaaggaataaaaaatcaaataacactactgttttttctctctttctacaTTATGGATTTCTGCGTCTAAACAAGTTCTTAGCAGGGTCAACCGAACAACCCTAAAAGATGATCTCCCATAAACTAACATAGTTCCAAACTCTGCAGGCTAAGATTACCAATGAAAGGATACGATTGTCTGAGCTAAGGCCCCAAACTTCACCAATAAACTCAAGGACAGATGACAACCGTCAAACTCCAAGAAGGGGCCAAGTTCCATTTTTTTCTGCCTTGGACCGATAGCATTAACGATTTTCACTCATGACAGTTATACAGCACTACAAGCCAAGCTCATGCGTGTGTTTTTGCCTGTTATGTTGGTGCCTGTACATATCGATTTTTTTGTTAAGCTTGTATAATCTATTCTTTTgctgtaaaatttaaaatgcagAGAAGGCAAGGTGACCAAAACACAACGTTGTCTCAAAAAATCTGCCTCGTCTTTCACTACTTGCCccatcttaattttattttgataacaaAACGATCTAGGATCTTTAGCGTTCTTTATTCAATTAAACAACACATGcatccaattttatttaatttattttttactttttgttaCTATTAATACCATCGCATATCCACCATGGCTTGGCAGCTTCTCATTAGTTATGCTTTTTGTTCCTGGGAACAGTTGTTAAGGATAATCTTGATAATTACGTTAATCAACCAACATGGGATCTCTGTAATTTATCAGCGATGGTTAAATTAATAAAGGCCAGATGCACCCTAGCATCTTTATACATAACGGagctcattttattttattttaaaaaatagaaaataatatatctttcaTAAGCAAATCATGGCTGTTAGAATGTGTTAAATTGGGTTCGGACCTACTTTGGGAACATGGGCTCCTGTAATAAGTGATTTTTTGTCCTGCAGGACAAGCCTAACTGCAGTCACACCTGCTAACCAATTCTTGACCCTAGACAAggaacaaaataatttcaaaggcggctaattattaattgtttttttaattaattacattatattaattttaaaaaaccatttttgttCCAGTTGtctctagggttttttttggcATATTTGGTTCCtttctgataaaaaataaaccagtAATTAAATTCCTCCctccttttattctttttccaaAAGCAACCTCAAATTTCCCATCGTCAAAGCATCCAATTCTGAAGGTAAGAAAACCCCTTCATTTCTATTGCTTGTATCTTCTCTAAATATCATTCTCTTATAATGTCAAATTGTGTTTGTAGAATTTCATtcagaaattaaataatgagCAGTGCAGCTTTCAGTTCTACCTACTTCTTGAAGGTTAGAATTTCATCTTTTCTACTAGAAAGTTTGAAACTTTAATAGAAAGAGAGGCGTTTGCTTGTTGAAAATTAGTAAAGACTGTGACTTTGTATTtcgagctatttttttttttaatgaattcagGGTAGTGAAGTGAAAGTTTCAAGCTTGAAGAGTAAAAATGGAAATTGCAAGCTACGTGTTGGTGGGTCTACTTCTTTGTCCACAAAAAGATTGCAGATTTCAAATGCTAAGCAGGAGAAGGAAGTTCGTGTTGCTCTTCTTGGTGCCAGTGGCTATACTGGTGCAGAGGTTTGTggtttttgttgcttttgtGGGCACTGTTATTCAATTATTGAGAGAGGAGTGAAGTTACTATTTTTTGGTGGCAGATTATTAGACTTCTTGCAAACCATCCATACTTTGGTATTACTGTGATGACTGCTGATAGAAATGCTGGGAAGTCGATGGATTCTGTATTTCCTCATTTAATCACACAAAAGGTATCATCATATACTATTGAGTATTGGGTAAGGTTTTGATTGGATTTTTATCAATGTTTACGTATTAGTTGAGTAAGGTGTTCCTGTGTAGCTCTCTTTATGGTGAAACTGAATCTATTGTTTGATTCTGCTAGAGTTGACCATTGAGTCTCACCAAAAGGgggaaaatgttttgaaatagtATACTGTCAGCTTTCTCTTTTGCAAGCGATGCTTGAATTGAATCTGTTTTGATTTGCAGGATTTGCCGGTTTTGGTTTCTACCAGCGATGCAGATTTTTCTGATGTTGATGCTGTATTCTGTTGCTTGCCTCATGGAACCACACaggtacattttttttttcatgtaacatATTTTAACCCATTCAACAATTAATTTGAAAGCTTAATGCAGTTTACCTTCAGCATAGGGAATTTCATTTACTGAGTTTCTTTATGTCAACTAGTATTTGATCCATGTGCTCTTTTTTTCCAGGAAATCATCAAAGGTCTTCCCAAGGGATTAAAGATTGTTGATCTTTCAGCGGTATGCTTTGAATGCAAACTTATCagtttatgtttttgtatattATCATGTTTAAGGCGTCATGcagtattttgaaaatttataatgCGGTAATATCATGTATTATCTTGTTATTCATTTAGGACTTCCGATTACGAAATGTTTCTGAGTATGAAGAATGGTATGGCCAGCCACACAGAGCACCTGATTTGCAGGTAAAGTTCCTGGAATCTTTCTCCTTTCTCAAAACATCAACCTGGCCTCATGAAGGAAGTTTTAGCTGTTTTCTGTGCTTATATTTCAATTATCTTTTGTGGAAGGTTACGTTTATTTTTTACCTTACATTAATGTGTTCTCTTGATGGATTTAGGAAGAAGCTGTTTATGGTTTGACTGAAATTTTGAGAGAGGAAATTAAAAATGCACATCTTGTTGCTAATCCTGGTTGTTATCCAACGTCGATTCAGCTTCCTTTAGTTCCCTTGATAAAGGTATGTGTCTGTTGCagtttaatttcatttcatccTGCATGACTGATTAGTTCCATGCATGTTTTTTCAGCAGAAGATCAATTGTCGCTTTACAATTAGTTTCTTTCAAGGTAGCTAGTTTTCTTAAATTAGAGCACACCCTGAACCTCATCATGTTCTGAATTTTCAGGCCAATCTCATTGAACATAAGAATATTATCGTTGATGCAAAATCTGGTGTGAGTGGAGCGGGTAAAAAATTCAcagcatttttttatatcttgatgCTTGTCTGTAGCAGTAATATGTTTCAATTTCTACTTGCATCAATTTCTTCGGTAGTTTCTGATGTCTGGAAATTGTGCAGGACGTGGTGCTAAGGTGGCAAATTTGTACACTGAATTAACTGAAGGCATCATGTCTTATGGTGTTACAAGGCATCGTCATGGTGGTTATCAATCTCAGAAATTGGATCTTGATCCCTTGTTCTTGCAAATTATTGCCTTGACCATGAAGCAAAAGATATGAATTTCACTTGTTATAGTTGGGTTGTATCATAAGGCAATAATATAGATTCTGGTTTTGAATTGCAGTTCCAGAAATTGAACAGGGGCTATCCGATGCTGCGCATTCTAAAGTAACCATCAGTTTTACTCCACACTTAATGCCAATGGTAACAATTGCCCAAGTGTATTAAAGTAATCTTTGCTTACAAAAGAATCCAGTCCaacattgtttatttttctgttctttAGACCCGTGGTATGCAATCAACTATCTATGTGGAAATGGCTTCAGGAGTGACAACCGACAATTTGTACCAGCAATTGAAAGTTTCTTACcaggtatatatattttataaatattgtgaTAGTTACACACTTTTTCTACTTTATGTACTACGAGACTTTACAAATCAATGATATCACTTGGAATACAATCAATGCTTTGACCTGAAATTTGATTAAGGAATGTGTGTTGCACATTTCTTTAATGGTAAAACTGTGTCAATACTTGAGTCATATAAGATGGAAGTTAGTCCACGATCTGGTTTCTGCTTCACTTTGTCACATTTTAGTCATTCGTTCTTTCTTTAACTTTTATTGCAGGATGAAGAATTTGTAAGATTATTGGAAAAAGGAGCTGTTCCTCGCACTCATGATGTTCGAGGCTCTAATTATTGTTATATAAATGTATTTCCTGACCGAATTCCTGGCAGAGCAATAATCATATCAGTTGTATGTATCATCTCCTTTGCCATTGCACTTGACTTTCTCTATCTTTTCATATACCGGTGTTTTCTTCCCTTCTGACTAGCTTAACTTCTAAAACCTTGGTGCAGATTGATAATCTTGTGAAGGGGGCTTCTGGTCAAGCTctacaaaatttaaatataatgatGGGATTTCCAGAAAACACAGGGCTTGGCTACCTGCCATTGTTTCCTTGAgacttttttacttttctttgacTGAACATGTAAGCAATTCATCCTCTACTGGGAATAGGCTTTTTGGATGCTCTAATCCATGTTCTTCAAAATATGCTTCTCTTTGATTTAATTCATAGACTATCATTTCTGCTCTCACATCCTCCATACACTCTGTTAGCCTCCCCCATATGTTCTTGTGGATAGCTTCATCACTTTTTGCAGATGAAATAGTTGGTTTTTGTGGTGCATCGCAGCATTGTAGGGATTTCTTTCTATTGTTTCCTTTGCAGcgtatttattatttgattgacaGCATTGTTATGGTATACTAATATCTAGGATCATTTATTCTTTCACGCTGATTCCATCAAGAGTGAAGATTGAATTTCTAATTGTTAATGCACGTAAGGATGACATGTGACTTTAGAATCATCTGTCGATCTACCGCTCAGTCTGATTTGAACTATTTTCACAAGCTTTTGCAGGTTAGGGTGGAGTGAAATTTTGTCTTTGAGTCTCTACACTCTAGAAGAGCTCAAGAGGAACATGCACTATCAGCTCAATTACTAATAAGATGTCGTCAAGAAATCATAGGTGCAGTTAGATGATGAGATACCGATTCAGTGGAGGTCTAATTGTCCAGGCTGTGCTGGTTCCAATattttaacttgtcaaattttcGTGTTGTAATTCTCATTTACAATAAGAATCTGAAACTTTCTTACCAAAGGCCCGATCAGAGACGATTCGAACCTGATTTCAGGATTTTGTTTAAGTTTATGGCAGACGACAAGCACggtttaaaaatgtttttgaaaaaaattaatattttttttaaattagtatatttttgatatttataaattattttaatatattaatgttaaaaataattttttaaaaataaataaatattattttaatgtatttttaaataaaaaatatttaaaaaacggTTCTCAAacacttctaaaaaaaataagaaaaaaagagtgatGATtggaaattattaattaaagagATGGGAAACAATTgaatgatttaatatattataaaaatataaa of the Populus nigra chromosome 7, ddPopNigr1.1, whole genome shotgun sequence genome contains:
- the LOC133699892 gene encoding probable N-acetyl-gamma-glutamyl-phosphate reductase, chloroplastic, whose product is MSSAAFSSTYFLKGSEVKVSSLKSKNGNCKLRVGGSTSLSTKRLQISNAKQEKEVRVALLGASGYTGAEIIRLLANHPYFGITVMTADRNAGKSMDSVFPHLITQKDLPVLVSTSDADFSDVDAVFCCLPHGTTQEIIKGLPKGLKIVDLSADFRLRNVSEYEEWYGQPHRAPDLQEEAVYGLTEILREEIKNAHLVANPGCYPTSIQLPLVPLIKANLIEHKNIIVDAKSGVSGAGRGAKVANLYTELTEGIMSYGVTRHRHVPEIEQGLSDAAHSKVTISFTPHLMPMTRGMQSTIYVEMASGVTTDNLYQQLKVSYQDEEFVRLLEKGAVPRTHDVRGSNYCYINVFPDRIPGRAIIISVIDNLVKGASGQALQNLNIMMGFPENTGLGYLPLFP